From one Microbulbifer sp. A4B17 genomic stretch:
- a CDS encoding glycosyltransferase family 4 protein yields the protein MKIMQLLPALNSGGVERGTVDLARFLVADGHQSIVVSSGGAMVEQLRAEGSAHIELPIHKKSLFSLLQVRPLREIISREKPDIVHVRSRVPAWLTYLAWRNLDPVKRPRLVSTAHGLYSINRYSAIMAKTEQVIAISECVNSYLLENYADYLKRPPQIVYRGVDTNEFNPDVQPPESWHQQIHQEFPQLTGKRWLLLPGRLTRWKGQEDFIDLIHKLVKSRSDIHGIILGGAEKNKQHYADELGQKIRSLKLENHLTLVGHRSDIRHWYSASSLVYNLSRRPEPFGRTVIESAAIGTPIIGYNIGGPAESLNACFPQGLVDINDSQALFTRTQELLDSPEQKPHLSTDFTLGRQAEHTIEIYRSLLTERTGASPSD from the coding sequence ATGAAAATCATGCAGCTTTTGCCCGCCCTAAACTCTGGGGGGGTTGAGAGGGGAACTGTTGATCTTGCCCGCTTTCTAGTGGCAGACGGTCATCAGTCAATCGTTGTCTCCAGTGGCGGGGCTATGGTCGAGCAGCTTAGAGCCGAGGGCTCAGCACATATTGAACTACCAATCCACAAAAAATCTCTCTTCAGTCTCTTACAGGTCAGACCACTTCGAGAGATTATCTCTCGTGAAAAGCCCGATATTGTTCACGTACGTTCCAGAGTCCCCGCTTGGTTAACCTATCTGGCCTGGCGAAATCTTGACCCTGTCAAGCGACCCCGCCTTGTCAGCACTGCCCACGGTCTTTACTCAATAAACCGCTACAGTGCGATTATGGCGAAGACCGAGCAGGTAATCGCCATATCGGAGTGTGTGAACAGCTACTTGCTGGAGAATTATGCGGATTATTTAAAGCGCCCTCCACAGATCGTCTACCGAGGTGTAGATACGAATGAATTCAACCCCGATGTCCAGCCACCTGAATCCTGGCACCAACAAATACACCAGGAGTTCCCCCAGCTTACAGGCAAGCGCTGGCTACTCCTGCCGGGCCGACTGACGCGATGGAAAGGTCAGGAAGACTTTATCGATCTCATCCATAAGCTAGTCAAAAGCCGCTCTGATATCCATGGCATTATTCTCGGCGGGGCAGAGAAGAACAAACAGCACTACGCAGATGAATTAGGGCAAAAGATTCGCTCACTAAAGCTTGAAAACCACCTGACATTAGTTGGTCATCGCAGTGATATACGGCACTGGTATAGTGCGTCCAGTTTAGTGTATAACCTATCTCGTCGACCCGAACCATTTGGCAGAACCGTTATAGAGTCCGCGGCAATTGGCACGCCTATCATTGGTTATAACATTGGGGGCCCGGCAGAATCACTGAACGCCTGTTTCCCTCAAGGGTTGGTTGACATCAATGATTCACAAGCTTTATTCACGCGTACTCAAGAGCTGCTCGACAGCCCTGAGCAGAAGCCTCATCTATCTACCGATTTCACCTTGGGAAGACAGGCCGAACACACCATTGAAATCTACAGAAGCCTACTTACAGAGCGTACCGGAGCGAGCCCGAGTGATTGA
- a CDS encoding YrbL family protein encodes MIDLSQSEPFASGGNRFCYRHPERPEICIKVMRPGRTAELLGRAPWYKTWRGESYFDDNLREQEGYSQRAIDRNRDGLWQHLPRWYGIQETNLGPAAVTDMILDSDGNPAATLRQYLNKYGLNAEVRASLQRFSEWLLEYEVLTKNLIAHNLVLRKEQGKLQTYLIDGLGCASFLPLPQISSYFAKRYIRRRIERMWLRVEWEISDKETPWRKFEAEGLKR; translated from the coding sequence GTGATTGATTTGAGCCAGAGCGAGCCGTTTGCCAGTGGTGGCAATCGCTTTTGCTACCGACACCCGGAACGACCAGAAATCTGTATCAAGGTGATGCGGCCCGGGCGAACAGCAGAGCTGTTGGGGCGGGCACCCTGGTACAAGACCTGGCGGGGAGAATCTTATTTTGACGATAACCTTCGCGAGCAGGAAGGCTATAGCCAAAGGGCTATAGACAGAAACCGAGACGGTCTTTGGCAACATTTGCCGCGATGGTACGGAATACAAGAAACCAACTTAGGTCCCGCAGCTGTCACCGACATGATCCTTGACAGTGATGGCAACCCAGCGGCCACTCTCCGCCAATACCTGAACAAATATGGTCTCAATGCCGAAGTACGCGCATCTTTACAGCGTTTTTCCGAGTGGCTTCTCGAATATGAAGTACTCACCAAGAACCTTATTGCTCATAATCTGGTATTGAGAAAAGAGCAGGGGAAGCTGCAAACTTACTTGATTGATGGGCTGGGCTGCGCTTCTTTCCTACCCCTGCCACAAATTTCCAGCTACTTTGCAAAACGCTATATCCGCCGCCGTATTGAGCGTATGTGGCTGAGAGTCGAGTGGGAAATCTCCGATAAAGAAACACCTTGGCGAAAATTTGAGGCCGAGGGGCTTAAACGCTAG
- a CDS encoding paraquat-inducible protein A — protein MEDGRNEVLIDWQRVCHECDLLLTGGLAPPGQKLICPRCRCTLHRNGNHSIYYTLALSLTGLLLFIPSVSLPLLDFSLFSFGAESTLLNGVHSLFKAGFIWLSALVLFCSVLAPVGKFALLFFICWGSAWGWLDRPVSNAVRFYQHLKEWGMLDVYMLGILVALIKLRDLGRMEVEPGLYCFGAMMLLANLSSLSFDQTAIWHRLAQRRALKGQACE, from the coding sequence ATGGAAGACGGGCGCAACGAGGTTTTAATTGATTGGCAAAGGGTTTGCCACGAATGTGATCTGCTATTAACCGGCGGGCTGGCTCCTCCGGGGCAAAAGCTAATCTGTCCTCGGTGTCGCTGTACTTTGCATCGTAACGGTAACCACAGCATTTATTATACCCTGGCTCTCAGCCTCACCGGCCTCCTATTATTTATTCCCTCCGTCAGCTTGCCGCTTCTCGATTTTTCCCTGTTCTCGTTTGGTGCAGAAAGTACCTTGCTAAATGGCGTTCACTCTCTTTTCAAGGCGGGATTTATTTGGCTGTCCGCACTTGTGCTTTTTTGTAGCGTCCTGGCCCCGGTGGGGAAATTTGCCCTGTTGTTTTTTATTTGCTGGGGTAGCGCTTGGGGCTGGCTCGACCGACCGGTATCCAATGCCGTGCGTTTTTACCAACACTTAAAAGAGTGGGGCATGCTCGATGTTTATATGCTTGGAATTTTAGTGGCCCTGATTAAATTGCGGGATCTCGGCAGGATGGAGGTAGAACCAGGTCTGTATTGTTTTGGTGCAATGATGCTGCTGGCAAATCTCTCCTCCCTGAGTTTTGACCAAACGGCAATCTGGCACCGCTTGGCACAGCGCCGTGCGCTTAAAGGACAAGCTTGTGAATAG
- a CDS encoding paraquat-inducible protein A has protein sequence MHSRIEGSLMLTWALMITGTLLLLPANVLPVMTVVYLGAGDPSTIISGVMQLYNTGMWGIALIVFVASIAVPVMKLLGLALLLIQIQLRLPFDPIQSMKIYRVVSGIGRWSLLDLFMISILVSLVDMGFISQVTAGAGATAFASVVVVTMLAARTFDPRLIWDAYDGDLYKSAIAPETAHRSAAENG, from the coding sequence GTGCACAGCAGAATCGAGGGAAGCCTGATGTTGACCTGGGCACTGATGATAACCGGTACTTTATTGCTCTTGCCTGCCAATGTTCTGCCAGTAATGACGGTAGTTTATCTAGGTGCCGGCGATCCCAGCACTATTATTAGCGGGGTCATGCAACTCTATAACACAGGAATGTGGGGGATAGCTTTAATTGTCTTCGTTGCCAGTATTGCAGTACCAGTGATGAAACTATTGGGACTTGCATTACTCCTGATTCAAATCCAACTGCGCTTGCCCTTCGATCCTATTCAGTCCATGAAAATATACCGGGTGGTTTCTGGCATCGGTCGCTGGTCACTTTTGGATCTATTTATGATTTCAATTTTGGTGTCACTGGTGGATATGGGATTTATCTCCCAGGTCACTGCTGGAGCAGGAGCGACAGCATTTGCCTCGGTAGTTGTAGTAACCATGTTGGCTGCACGAACCTTCGATCCCCGCTTAATTTGGGATGCTTATGATGGCGATTTATATAAATCTGCAATAGCACCGGAAACGGCGCATAGGAGTGCCGCGGAGAATGGCTGA
- a CDS encoding ELM1/GtrOC1 family putative glycosyltransferase gives MQLTVWRFLDGNRAHEKQSAALIEGLRRSYAGEVQAFDIPPEYTVSRIALKPGKVLKGLPAPDFLIGTGRRSRLPMLSARCQFGGRAVAINRPLLPYSWFDFAIVPEHDRPPPLPNVIVSQGALTEPLQGEALQPGRGLILLGGPSKHYSWDSVSIREQVESLLAQPLNWCISNSRRTPKGAMAQLGRSGAELVDWHSCPAGWLQEQLSLAERIWVTEDSISMLFESLQSRAQVGVIRVPSRSKSNKVRSAVLRLLDQGLVSEKFEMRGKGQRKPLDQYLLCAQALLRRSGLPSR, from the coding sequence TTGCAACTTACTGTTTGGCGTTTTCTAGATGGCAATCGGGCTCATGAAAAGCAGAGCGCTGCTCTGATTGAAGGGTTGCGGAGGAGCTATGCCGGGGAGGTACAGGCTTTTGATATCCCCCCAGAGTACACCGTCAGCCGCATTGCTCTAAAGCCGGGAAAGGTGCTGAAAGGGCTGCCAGCTCCCGACTTCCTGATTGGCACGGGTCGCCGCAGTCGCCTTCCCATGCTATCTGCCCGCTGCCAATTTGGCGGTCGTGCGGTAGCAATTAATCGTCCCTTGTTACCCTATAGCTGGTTTGATTTTGCCATTGTTCCCGAACACGACCGCCCCCCGCCCCTACCCAATGTTATTGTGAGTCAGGGTGCCCTTACTGAGCCGCTTCAGGGTGAAGCGTTGCAGCCTGGAAGAGGGCTAATTTTATTGGGAGGGCCCAGCAAGCATTACAGTTGGGACTCGGTTTCAATTCGGGAACAGGTTGAGAGTTTATTGGCCCAACCCTTGAACTGGTGTATTTCTAATAGCCGCAGAACCCCGAAAGGAGCAATGGCGCAACTGGGGAGAAGTGGTGCTGAACTGGTTGATTGGCACTCTTGCCCGGCGGGTTGGCTTCAGGAACAGTTGTCACTAGCAGAGAGAATCTGGGTCACTGAGGACAGTATCTCTATGCTGTTCGAGTCCCTGCAAAGTCGGGCCCAGGTCGGTGTAATTCGGGTTCCGAGCCGCAGCAAGTCAAATAAGGTGCGCTCAGCGGTTTTGCGGCTTTTGGACCAGGGGTTAGTCAGCGAAAAGTTTGAGATGAGGGGTAAAGGTCAGCGCAAGCCCTTGGATCAGTATCTGCTGTGTGCTCAGGCGTTGCTGCGCCGATCGGGATTGCCCAGTCGCTAG
- a CDS encoding TolC family outer membrane protein — protein MKRSNRTEPQGHKLRPLKKLIAATLLGLGAMQAQADTLWDIYTQALDNDPELAADRAAYHAGIEAKYQFRAFLLPQVEASYIAERSHQYSATNSFQLVDVSEEGEPEDIQLINFRPRSSKSVQERTYAATLNQAIFDAPAWFDFQRGKMLTEQATAEFSANQQGMMLRVATAYFDVLRAYDVLEAAIAEEQALAKQLEQTQQRFEVGLTAITDVYDSQAAYDSSVARRLTAQDDLLSNFDALSVLTGGYHDEVAPLVASFKVTPPVPSDRADWVEFALANNFVLKAARLGADAARYNARAVASEHLPTVTGTLAYSNFSSDGKERVRTTDVSGTQFTRFPEDTESWESSAAVTVSMPLFTGGLLSANRRQARNQAFEAQDLSILTERDTIQTTRTLHRAVVTDVSRVAAREQAVVSAKSALDATQAGYEVGTRNIVDVLLAQRTLFQSQTDYANSLYDYILNSLSLKQAAGLLSPKDLQDLDMMLNPAQNVSRVEETGGTSLPAPSK, from the coding sequence ATGAAAAGAAGTAACCGCACAGAGCCGCAAGGCCACAAGTTGCGTCCGCTGAAAAAACTAATCGCCGCTACGCTGCTGGGCCTGGGGGCCATGCAGGCACAAGCCGACACCCTGTGGGATATCTACACGCAGGCCCTGGATAATGACCCCGAGCTGGCCGCAGATCGCGCCGCTTACCATGCGGGTATTGAGGCCAAGTACCAGTTTCGCGCATTTCTACTGCCCCAGGTAGAAGCTAGCTATATAGCCGAGAGGAGCCATCAATATAGCGCGACAAACAGCTTCCAACTTGTAGATGTCAGTGAAGAGGGCGAACCGGAAGATATCCAACTGATTAACTTCAGGCCCAGAAGCAGTAAATCTGTACAGGAAAGGACCTATGCCGCCACCCTAAATCAGGCTATTTTTGATGCTCCAGCCTGGTTTGATTTCCAACGCGGAAAGATGCTTACCGAGCAGGCGACGGCTGAGTTCAGTGCCAATCAGCAAGGGATGATGCTCCGTGTCGCCACAGCGTATTTTGACGTGTTGCGCGCATACGATGTTCTCGAAGCGGCTATTGCTGAAGAGCAGGCCCTAGCCAAGCAGTTAGAGCAGACACAACAGCGCTTTGAAGTCGGCCTCACTGCTATTACCGACGTCTACGACTCCCAAGCGGCCTATGACAGCTCTGTTGCCCGCCGCCTTACCGCCCAGGATGATTTGCTCAGCAACTTTGACGCCCTGTCTGTACTAACCGGCGGTTATCACGACGAGGTGGCACCTTTGGTTGCCAGCTTTAAGGTAACGCCCCCTGTTCCATCCGATCGCGCTGATTGGGTTGAGTTTGCTTTGGCCAATAATTTTGTTTTGAAAGCGGCACGCCTTGGAGCTGATGCAGCCCGTTACAATGCCCGTGCAGTGGCCAGTGAGCACCTTCCCACAGTCACCGGAACACTGGCTTATTCGAACTTCAGTTCTGATGGTAAGGAAAGAGTCCGAACCACCGATGTATCTGGGACCCAGTTCACCAGATTCCCGGAAGATACTGAATCATGGGAGTCATCAGCAGCGGTCACAGTATCCATGCCCCTCTTCACCGGAGGACTCCTCAGTGCCAACCGCCGTCAGGCCCGCAACCAGGCCTTCGAGGCCCAGGACCTGAGCATACTGACAGAGCGGGACACCATACAAACTACCCGCACTCTGCACCGCGCTGTGGTCACTGATGTATCCCGAGTCGCCGCCCGTGAGCAGGCCGTTGTCTCTGCCAAGAGCGCACTGGATGCCACTCAGGCTGGGTATGAGGTAGGTACTCGTAATATTGTGGATGTACTGCTTGCACAGCGGACCTTGTTCCAGTCGCAAACTGATTATGCCAATTCCCTCTATGACTACATCCTAAATTCATTGAGCTTGAAGCAAGCTGCAGGGCTACTATCTCCTAAAGATCTTCAGGATCTGGATATGATGCTGAACCCCGCACAAAATGTCTCTCGCGTTGAGGAAACTGGCGGCACCAGCCTCCCAGCCCCCTCCAAATAA
- a CDS encoding glycosyltransferase family 2 protein, with translation MHPLLVICICTYQRPERLRSSLLSLAKLQLPLDLNVAALVVDNDSGTQAGRKVVEELSETFPFPLDCAVEEQRGIPCARNRCIDELGSMRADYLVFIDDDEWVEPDWLIQLYAYSQKLGGNSVVCGSVVRRWPDSVPAYYSQIFYRQKRKTGEALNYCATSNVLIPMSNIHSLGLRFNEQDPLGAGTDVIFFTEFKAKGGEIIYCLEARVYEAVPESRANMRWLSRRKFSAGITLAKHKLAKGRGHISIFVSAIGQLLISSIGCILGLIVGGKRLGSGPWLRACRSAGMACGVFGVRSEFYRVVDH, from the coding sequence TTGCACCCCTTGTTAGTGATCTGTATTTGTACTTATCAACGACCAGAGCGGCTTCGCAGTTCCTTGCTGAGCCTGGCCAAACTCCAATTGCCCTTAGATTTAAATGTAGCTGCATTGGTTGTGGATAATGATTCGGGCACTCAGGCGGGTAGAAAAGTTGTAGAAGAACTGTCGGAAACCTTTCCCTTCCCCCTTGATTGCGCTGTTGAAGAGCAGCGGGGAATCCCTTGCGCACGCAATCGTTGCATCGACGAACTGGGCAGCATGAGAGCAGACTACCTGGTTTTCATAGATGATGATGAGTGGGTAGAGCCTGACTGGTTAATCCAGCTCTATGCCTACTCTCAAAAGCTGGGGGGCAATAGCGTGGTTTGTGGAAGTGTTGTTCGGCGTTGGCCCGATTCAGTTCCGGCTTACTATTCGCAAATTTTTTATCGACAGAAGCGAAAAACTGGCGAAGCCCTCAACTACTGTGCCACCAGTAATGTATTAATACCGATGAGCAATATTCACTCACTGGGATTGAGGTTTAACGAACAAGATCCTCTTGGTGCCGGTACTGATGTGATTTTTTTCACGGAATTTAAGGCAAAAGGCGGAGAAATTATCTATTGCCTGGAGGCTAGGGTCTACGAGGCCGTACCTGAGAGTCGCGCCAATATGCGTTGGTTGTCGCGTAGAAAATTCTCCGCTGGTATTACCCTTGCAAAGCATAAACTCGCCAAAGGTCGCGGCCATATCAGCATTTTTGTATCAGCTATTGGGCAACTATTGATTTCCAGCATAGGTTGTATCCTGGGATTGATTGTCGGTGGCAAGCGTTTGGGGTCCGGTCCCTGGCTACGCGCCTGTCGCTCTGCGGGTATGGCCTGTGGTGTTTTTGGGGTGCGCTCGGAATTTTACCGGGTGGTTGATCACTAA
- the waaA gene encoding lipid IV(A) 3-deoxy-D-manno-octulosonic acid transferase, producing MQIIYSWLFRLFLPVVLLRLWWRGRSQPAYRQRLRERLGQVPKRHSRAPLIWVHSVSVGETLAAVPVISKLAARHTDWQWLVTTTTPTGSERVREALQPVLGGRLLHYYLPYDLPECLVPFLNALSPSVLVIVETELWPNLLKLCSNRKIPTLLANARLSEKSARGYGRFPALSRAILDNLDRVVAQYPADMQRFIDLGLPAERAVANGNIKFDLSIDLGLASEAQALAHQWRGKSSRPIWLAASTHVGEDEIVLEAFSILKQGFKDLLLVLVPRHPQRFDGVARLCRERGFSLVRRSEGRAVETSDEILLGDTMGELLRFYGACDIAFVGGSLVPVGGHNMIEPAAWGVPVISGPHLHNFTTVSSLLQEAGAMAVVEDDESMASQVQAWLEDVGQRKAAGQRAKKVASENSGALQRLLDEVERLATRSEGQREDKNPALW from the coding sequence ATGCAAATAATTTACTCCTGGCTTTTCCGCCTGTTTCTGCCTGTAGTCCTGTTGCGCCTCTGGTGGAGGGGCCGCAGCCAGCCCGCTTATCGGCAGCGCTTGCGAGAGCGATTGGGTCAGGTACCCAAAAGGCATAGCCGGGCACCGTTGATCTGGGTTCACTCTGTTTCAGTGGGGGAGACCCTGGCCGCCGTACCGGTTATTTCCAAGTTGGCTGCGCGACATACAGATTGGCAATGGCTGGTCACCACAACGACGCCAACCGGGTCTGAGCGAGTGAGGGAAGCCCTGCAGCCTGTCCTTGGTGGCCGCCTGCTCCACTACTACCTGCCCTATGACCTGCCCGAATGCCTGGTACCATTTCTCAATGCGCTCAGCCCAAGTGTGCTGGTGATTGTAGAAACTGAGCTTTGGCCTAATTTACTCAAGCTCTGTTCGAACAGGAAGATTCCAACTTTATTAGCCAATGCGCGACTCAGTGAGAAGTCTGCGCGGGGCTATGGGCGTTTTCCCGCTTTGAGCCGTGCGATATTAGATAATCTGGACCGCGTTGTGGCTCAGTATCCTGCTGATATGCAGAGATTTATCGATCTGGGGTTGCCTGCGGAGCGAGCTGTGGCCAACGGCAATATCAAGTTCGATCTCAGTATTGACCTGGGGTTGGCCAGTGAAGCCCAGGCATTGGCGCACCAGTGGCGAGGCAAGTCGTCCAGGCCTATATGGTTGGCGGCGAGCACTCATGTTGGTGAGGATGAGATTGTCCTGGAGGCTTTCTCTATCCTCAAGCAAGGATTCAAAGACCTGCTACTTGTATTGGTCCCCCGACATCCGCAGCGTTTTGATGGCGTTGCTCGCCTGTGCCGGGAGCGGGGCTTTTCCCTGGTTCGCAGAAGTGAAGGTAGGGCTGTTGAGACTTCAGATGAAATCCTCTTGGGAGATACCATGGGGGAGTTGCTGCGTTTCTATGGGGCCTGTGATATCGCCTTTGTAGGGGGCAGCCTGGTTCCCGTTGGTGGTCACAATATGATTGAGCCGGCAGCCTGGGGTGTACCGGTTATCTCCGGCCCCCACCTGCATAATTTCACGACCGTATCCAGCTTGCTACAGGAAGCTGGGGCTATGGCTGTGGTTGAAGATGACGAGTCGATGGCATCACAGGTTCAGGCCTGGTTAGAGGATGTGGGACAGAGAAAGGCAGCCGGACAAAGAGCTAAAAAGGTGGCTTCAGAAAACAGTGGCGCTTTGCAGCGTTTACTGGACGAAGTGGAAAGGCTGGCAACGCGAAGTGAGGGCCAGAGAGAGGATAAAAATCCTGCTCTCTGGTGA